DNA sequence from the Bacteroidales bacterium genome:
ATCACCTAAAAGACCTATTGCATCGCAAAAGTGCAAATCATATGTAATATGGTCTCCTAAACCAAATATTGCAATAGTTTTTCCTGAGAGGTCTATTTTGTTAAGTTTTGGGAAAAAGAAATCCCAGTCATTATTAACATGGTCAGCATCCCAAGTATGTTTACCAATTGTAGAAACACCAAAAATTATTTTGTCAAATTTTTCAATACTTTTTTCATCAACAGATTTTACAGGAATAATCTCAACATTATTTTCACCAAGTTCTTTAGCAATTTTTTTAGCTACTTTTTCAGTATTTCCTCCTCCGGGTCCAAATAATAATCCAATTTTATCCATTTTATTAATTTATTAATAATCTTTTAATTGTATCTAGTATATACAAAGATATAATTATTTTTATATTTTCAAATTAAATATACTAAAAGTAGGATATATAAAGTCATTTGTTTATTTTCCATTTTTGTATATAAAATTTTTGAATTAAATTTACATGACCATTTTTAATAGAAAAAAAATTATCTCTACTACTTTACAATTCTGTGTTCAATTAATCTTTGCAATTATAGAAAAAAACTTAAACGCTGAGACACAGAGATGCAGAGATAAATTTGCAAATAACTAAATATCAAACAACTATAAAATTATTGACACATGAAACAATATTTTTTTATTCTTTTTTTGTTCTTCTATATAACTAATATGTATGGAGAAGAATCTTTCATTTATAAAAAAAAACAATCATTAATTTTTGATACGAATAATAGTTTGGATTCTGACACAACTAATAAAAAAAGTCAAAACAGTATTACAACAAACAAACAAAAACTTTTTGGTAATCTATAC
Encoded proteins:
- a CDS encoding flavodoxin; its protein translation is MDKIGLLFGPGGGNTEKVAKKIAKELGENNVEIIPVKSVDEKSIEKFDKIIFGVSTIGKHTWDADHVNNDWDFFFPKLNKIDLSGKTIAIFGLGDHITYDLHFCDAIGLLGDKVIERGGRLIGFVSVDDYEFRESFAVRDGQFIGLPIDEDYESNLTDERIKKWINKIKQELGL